The Yersinia intermedia genome window below encodes:
- a CDS encoding YejG family protein — MNNIQLSVVHRLPQSYRWLSGFIGVKVEPIPLTTIDDNNNNLMGLKLLSHDGSDAQLIMQRLHLSLQEIQVDSAIVEWEGEPCLFVHTQDESATMCRLKDVGVAIAETLTALYPF, encoded by the coding sequence GTGAATAATATTCAACTTTCGGTAGTACATCGTCTGCCGCAAAGTTACCGTTGGTTATCTGGCTTTATCGGGGTCAAAGTTGAACCGATACCACTGACAACGATAGACGACAACAATAATAACCTTATGGGGCTGAAGTTACTCAGCCACGATGGTAGCGATGCGCAGCTTATCATGCAGCGGCTCCACCTCTCTCTACAAGAGATACAAGTGGATTCTGCGATAGTTGAGTGGGAAGGTGAACCTTGTCTATTTGTTCACACTCAAGATGAGAGTGCCACCATGTGCCGTTTGAAAGATGTCGGTGTTGCCATTGCCGAAACCCTGACCGCTTTGTATCCCTTCTGA